The following coding sequences are from one Gopherus flavomarginatus isolate rGopFla2 chromosome 21, rGopFla2.mat.asm, whole genome shotgun sequence window:
- the UBXN10 gene encoding UBX domain-containing protein 10, which produces MATVAPLNIVPSECNTTLGTAEAFIWRSDTINMHVTRPKSAKGRTRSSLNYSHSVEAYSYRVPSSPQPAVPYEAASNQRASSTKPSYQPGQMSPDEIPELLQRVPLRTSSSLNKYRVLPSISRKGLGKSAVETVIEQTNKLKMSSRQEEQQQSKALPRELKSTGVMTENEGARGECSKVQPPISEKKPLRKTREESLSSSVLNLEEPLKKEPRLLLAVRSPSGQRFEHHFRPTDSLQTVLAVAEQKNTTKYKRCSVETMEVPRRSFPDLTMSLQECGIPHKSVLCILQEEQDGDV; this is translated from the coding sequence ATGGCCACAGTAGCACCTCTGAACATAGTACCATCTGAATGCAACACCACTTTGGGCACTGCAGAAGCTTTCATTTGGCGGTCAGACACCATCAATATGCATGTCACCCGGCCGAAATCTGCCAAGGGTCGCACAAGATCAAGCTTGAATTACTCCCATAGTGTGGAGGCCTATTCTTACAGAGTGCCATCCTCCCCTCAGCCAGCAGTTCCCTATGAAGCAGCAAGCAATCAAAGAGCATCATCTACCAAACCATCTTACCAACCAGGGCAGATGTCTCCTGATGAAATCCCAGAGCTCCTCCAGCGAGTGCCCTTGAGGACCTCCTCCTCCCTGAATAAGTACAGAGTGCTCCCGTCCATCAGCAGGAAGGGCTTGGGGAAGAGTGCTGTGGAAACAGTGATCGAACAGACCAACAAACTGAAAATGAGTAGTAGACAGGAGGAGCAGCAACAATCCAAAGCTCTTCCCAGAGAGTTAAAATCCACTGGTGTAATGACAGAGAATGAAGGGGCTAGAGGGGAATGCTCTAAAGTCCAGCCTCCCATTTCTGAGAAGAAGCCTTTAAGGAAAACAAGAGAGGAAAGCTTGTCATCCTCAGTTTTAAACTTGGAGGAGCCACTGAAGAAAGAACCAAGATTGCTACTTGCCGTTAGGTCTCCTTCTGGTCAAAGATTTGAACATCACTTCAGGCCAACAGACAGCCTTCAGACAGTCCTTGCTGTGGCAGAACAAAAGAACACAACCAAATACAAACGCTGTAGTGTTGAAACGATGGAAGTGCCTAGGAGGAGCTTTCCTGACCTTACGATGTCCCTGCAAGAGTGCGGGATCCCACACAAGTCAGTGTTGTGCATCCTACAGGAAGAGCAAGATGGAGATGTCTAA